A genome region from Manis pentadactyla isolate mManPen7 chromosome 5, mManPen7.hap1, whole genome shotgun sequence includes the following:
- the OPRL1 gene encoding nociceptin receptor isoform X3, which yields MRHTKMKTATNIYIFNLALADTLVLLTLPFQGTDVLLGFWPFGNALCKAVIAIDYYNMFTSTFTLTAMSVDRYVAICHPIRALDVRTSSKAQAVNVAIWALASLVGVPVAIMGSAQIEDEEIECLVEIPTPQDYWGPVFAVCIFLFSFIIPVLIISVCYSLMIRRLRGVRLLSGSREKDRNLRRITRLVLVVVAVFVGCWAPVQVFVLVQGLGVQPGSEAAVAMLRFCTALGYVNSCLNPILYAFLDENFKACFRKFCCTPTLRREMQVSGRVRSIAKDVALACKTSETVPRPA from the exons ACACACCAAGATGAAGACAGCCACCAACATCTACATCTTTAACCTGGCCCTGGCAGACACTTTGGTGCTGCTGACCCTACCCTTCCAGGGCACAGATGTCCTCCTGGGCTTCTGGCCATTCGGGAATGCCCTGTGCAAGGCGGTCATCGCCATCGACTATTACAACATGTTCACCAGCACCTTCACCCTGACTGCCATGAGCGTGgatcgctatgtggccatctgccaccccaTCCGCGCCCTGGACGTCCGGACGTCCAGCAAGGCCCAGGCTGTCAACGTGGCCATCTGGGCGCTGGCCTCCCTTGTTGGCGTTCCTGTTGCCATCATGGGGTCAGCACAGATCGAGGATGAAG AGATTGAGTGTCTGGTGGAGATCCCCACCCCACAGGACTACTGGGGTCCTGTTTTTGCTGTCTGcatcttcctcttctccttcATCATCCCCGTGCTGATCATCTCTGTCTGCTATAGCCTCATGATCCGGCGGCTGCGTGGCGTCCGCCTGCTCTCTGGCTCCCGCGAGAAGGACCGGAACCTGCGGCGCATCACACGGCTagtgctggtggtggtggccgTGTTTGTGGGCTGCTGGGCACCTGTCCAGGTCTTTGTGCTGGTTCAGGGGCTGGGCGTCCAGCCGGGCAGTGAGGCCGCTGTGGCCATGCTGCGCTTCTGCACAGCCCTTGGCTATGTAAACAGCTGCCTCAACCCCATCCTCTATGCCTTCCTGGATGAGAACTTCAAGGCCTGCTTCCGGAAGTTCTGTTGCACACCCACCCTGCGCCGGGAGATGCAGGTGTCTGGCCGTGTGCGCAGCATTGCCAAGGATGTGGCTCTTGCCTGCAAGACCTCTGAGACAGTGCCGCGGCCTGCATGA
- the OPRL1 gene encoding nociceptin receptor isoform X2 has product MKTATNIYIFNLALADTLVLLTLPFQGTDVLLGFWPFGNALCKAVIAIDYYNMFTSTFTLTAMSVDRYVAICHPIRALDVRTSSKAQAVNVAIWALASLVGVPVAIMGSAQIEDEEIECLVEIPTPQDYWGPVFAVCIFLFSFIIPVLIISVCYSLMIRRLRGVRLLSGSREKDRNLRRITRLVLVVVAVFVGCWAPVQVFVLVQGLGVQPGSEAAVAMLRFCTALGYVNSCLNPILYAFLDENFKACFRKFCCTPTLRREMQVSGRVRSIAKDVALACKTSETVPRPA; this is encoded by the exons ATGAAGACAGCCACCAACATCTACATCTTTAACCTGGCCCTGGCAGACACTTTGGTGCTGCTGACCCTACCCTTCCAGGGCACAGATGTCCTCCTGGGCTTCTGGCCATTCGGGAATGCCCTGTGCAAGGCGGTCATCGCCATCGACTATTACAACATGTTCACCAGCACCTTCACCCTGACTGCCATGAGCGTGgatcgctatgtggccatctgccaccccaTCCGCGCCCTGGACGTCCGGACGTCCAGCAAGGCCCAGGCTGTCAACGTGGCCATCTGGGCGCTGGCCTCCCTTGTTGGCGTTCCTGTTGCCATCATGGGGTCAGCACAGATCGAGGATGAAG AGATTGAGTGTCTGGTGGAGATCCCCACCCCACAGGACTACTGGGGTCCTGTTTTTGCTGTCTGcatcttcctcttctccttcATCATCCCCGTGCTGATCATCTCTGTCTGCTATAGCCTCATGATCCGGCGGCTGCGTGGCGTCCGCCTGCTCTCTGGCTCCCGCGAGAAGGACCGGAACCTGCGGCGCATCACACGGCTagtgctggtggtggtggccgTGTTTGTGGGCTGCTGGGCACCTGTCCAGGTCTTTGTGCTGGTTCAGGGGCTGGGCGTCCAGCCGGGCAGTGAGGCCGCTGTGGCCATGCTGCGCTTCTGCACAGCCCTTGGCTATGTAAACAGCTGCCTCAACCCCATCCTCTATGCCTTCCTGGATGAGAACTTCAAGGCCTGCTTCCGGAAGTTCTGTTGCACACCCACCCTGCGCCGGGAGATGCAGGTGTCTGGCCGTGTGCGCAGCATTGCCAAGGATGTGGCTCTTGCCTGCAAGACCTCTGAGACAGTGCCGCGGCCTGCATGA